One segment of Trichlorobacter ammonificans DNA contains the following:
- a CDS encoding protoheme IX farnesyltransferase: protein MNGVAALGGYLLYPAAVEAAAAWTAFGGTALLAAGGSALNQVMERERDRLMERTRRRPVAGGDLSPGTAAGAGGLLICAGLLWLGCLDSAVPLLLAGGALVWYLAVYTPLKGRTSLALPLGALCGALPPLIGWCLAGGAATDHRILLVAGVMFLWQIPHFWLLQQRYRDEYRTARLPICDISRQARHAPLLPLWVTALAAAALFLPLFSVISPSRALWFMPLVLLLPVLTALRSDRLLFATLNLFPLLLTLSIWP, encoded by the coding sequence ATGAACGGGGTGGCCGCCCTGGGGGGGTACCTGCTCTACCCCGCCGCCGTTGAAGCGGCAGCGGCCTGGACTGCCTTCGGCGGCACCGCTCTCCTGGCCGCCGGCGGTTCCGCGCTGAACCAAGTCATGGAGCGGGAACGGGACCGCCTGATGGAACGGACGCGCCGGCGTCCCGTTGCCGGCGGCGATCTCTCCCCCGGCACGGCGGCCGGAGCCGGCGGTCTGCTAATCTGCGCCGGCCTGCTCTGGCTGGGTTGCCTGGACAGCGCTGTTCCACTGCTGCTTGCCGGTGGCGCCCTTGTCTGGTATCTGGCGGTCTACACTCCCCTCAAAGGACGGACCTCCCTGGCACTCCCCCTGGGTGCCCTCTGCGGCGCGCTGCCGCCGCTCATCGGCTGGTGCCTGGCCGGCGGCGCCGCCACCGATCACCGGATTCTGCTGGTGGCCGGCGTGATGTTCCTCTGGCAGATCCCCCACTTCTGGCTGCTGCAACAACGTTACCGGGATGAATACCGCACCGCCCGCCTCCCTATCTGCGACATCTCCCGGCAAGCCCGCCATGCCCCACTGCTGCCGCTCTGGGTCACGGCCCTGGCTGCGGCGGCGCTGTTCCTGCCGCTTTTCAGCGTCATTTCACCGAGCCGCGCCCTCTGGTTCATGCCGCTGGTCCTGCTGCTGCCGGTACTGACCGCCCTGCGTTCAGACCGGCTACTCTTCGCGACCCTCAACCTTTTCCCGCTCCTGCTCACCCTCTCCATCTGGCCGTAA